A window from Salvia miltiorrhiza cultivar Shanhuang (shh) chromosome 2, IMPLAD_Smil_shh, whole genome shotgun sequence encodes these proteins:
- the LOC131011020 gene encoding MLO-like protein 9 codes for MGGGGGGGRELDTTPTWAVALVCLVIVVISIILEKTIHKTSHAFEKRRRMALVEALEKIKGELMVLGFISLLLTFGQNYITRVCIPEKISRTMLPCEFKEYPEEGADAEAPSQDAGHRRRLLSFERRMLAGGGPSKGCDEGFVPLISVNALHQLHIFIFFLAVFHVFYSAITVMLGRLKIRGWKDWERQIAEQTDGSSDAARFRLTHETSFVRSHSNAWMQNPIIFYIVCFFRHILYSVQKPDYSTLRHGFVSVHLSPGTKFDFQKYIKRSLEDDFKVIVGIPPYLWMISVVYLLLNVKGGQVMFMLSIFPLLVILAVGTKLQSIITQMAIEIQEKHAVVQGIPLVQVSDRHFWFSNPKLVLHLIHLTLFQNAFEITYFIWITYEFGLHSCFHKYFLLAVIRVCIGVGVQIVCSYITLPLYALVTQMGSHMKKSIFDEQTSKALMSWHNKVKKKHEHDHIPIRTRKLGECDSSPEHSPRHSSAGLAAGAAAIAVAESSIEMSDSPREQMTDIDLLTGP; via the exons ATGGGTGGAGGAGGCGGAGGAGGGAGGGAGCTCGACACCACCCCGACATGGGCGGTGGCGCTCGTCTGTTTAGTGATCGTTGTCATTTCGATCATATTAGAGAAAACCATTCATAAAACGTCACAT GCTTTTGAAAAGAGGAGGAGAATGGCATTGGTTGAAGCTCTTGAGAAAATCAAAGGAG AGCTCATGGTGCTCGGATTCATATCCCTTCTCCTCACATTCGGGCAAAACTACATTACTCGAGTCTGCATTCCTGAGAAAATCTCACGGACAATGCTTCCATGTGAGTTCAAGGAGTATCCAGAGGAGGGTGCAGATGCGGAGGCTCCTAGCCAGGATGCGGGCCACCGGAGGAGGCTCCTCTCGTTCGAACGAAGAATGTTGGCAGGTGGTGGTCCATCAAAAGGTTGCGATGAG GGATTTGTGCCTCTGATATCTGTAAATGCACTTCATCAGCTGcacatcttcatcttcttcttggcTGTGTTTCATGTCTTCTACAGCGCTATAACTGTGATGCTCGGGAGGCTGAAG ATTCGAGGATGGAAAGATTGGGAGAGACAGATTGCAGAGCAAACAGATGGATCTTCTG ATGCTGCAAGATTCAGGCTTACACATGAAACATCTTTTGTCAGAAGCCATTCAAACGCGTGGATGCAAAATcccattatattttatata GTCTGCTTTTTTCGACACATACTGTATTCGGTTCAGAAACCGGACTACTCCACTCTGCGTCATGGATTCGTATCA GTCCATCTGTCTCCTGGGACGAAGTTCGACTTCCAGAAATATATCAAGAGATCGTTGGAAGACGACTTCAAAGTGATTGTAGGAATTCC CCCGTATTTGTGGATGATATCAGTCGTGTATCTGCTGTTGAACGTCAAAG GAGGGCAGGTGATGTTCATGCTGTCGATTTTCCCCCTGCTG GTAATCTTAGCAGTTGGCACGAAGCTCCAGTCGATCATAACACAGATGGCAATCGAGATCCAAGAGAAACACGCCGTGGTGCAAGGCATCCCACTTGTGCAAGTCTCTGATAGGCATTTCTGGTTCAGCAATCCTAAATTAGTCCTTCATTTAATCCATCTCACTCTATTTCAG AATGCATTTGAGATCACATACTTCATTTGGATAACG TATGAATTTGGCCTACATTCATGTTTCCACAAATACTTCCTCCTTGctgttatcagagtttgcataGG GGTAGGTGTGCAGATTGTCTGCAGCTACATTACTCTTCCCCTCTACGCACTCGTCACACAG ATGGGATCACACATGAAGAAGTCCATCTTTGATGAGCAAACTTCCAAGGCGCTCATGAGCTGGCACAACAAGGTGAAGAAGAAACACGAGCACGACCACATCCCCATTCGCACAAGGAAGCTAGGAGAGTGCGACTCATCACCCGAGCACTCTCCAAGGCACTCAAGTGCTGGTCTAGCTGCAGGTGCAGCTGCTATTGCTGTTGCTGAGTCGAGCATTGAGATGTCTGATTCGCCTAGAGAACAGATGACGGACATAGATTTGTTAACGGGGCCTTGA